GAATAAGATCCTAAGTAAACCCTGGACAATGGATGGTAAGACTTTCAGTGACAGGTTATGGACAAACAAACAAGCCTTGATTGGAAACCTTCAAACCCATTTAACACAGTCAGTCATTACAGGTAGATCACCTGATGAAATAATAAAAAGATTATCAGCACAATTTGGAACTGATAGGAATAAAGCAGGCAGGCTTGTAATGACTGAATCTGCTGCTTTTGCTTCTGCTGCACAGAAAGATGCTTTCAATGATCTTGATGTGGAACGCTTTGAAATAGTGGCAACGCTGGACAATAGCACTTCTGAAGTGTGTAAAGACTTGGATGGGCATGTATTTGACATGAAGGATTATGAAGTGGGTGCAACAGCACCACCATTCCATCCCTGGTGCAGAACAGTCACAGCACCTTATTTTGATGATGAATTCAGCTTGGGTGAACGTGCTGCAAGGGGTGCAGATGGTAAAACTTATTATGTGCCTTCTGATATGAAATATAATGACTGGTATGAAAAATTTGTGAATGGTGGTGATAAGAGTGAATAAGAATATTGAAGTAATTAATAAGGATCTGCTGGCAGTCAAATTTTCATTGCTTCCAATGA
This region of Clostridiisalibacter paucivorans DSM 22131 genomic DNA includes:
- a CDS encoding minor capsid protein — its product is MPKNNGYWQRRMELIEEMQIKKGENYLNDLDDQYRKASREIESQLSVWYRRFANNNKITMTEARRLLTTTELKEFKWDVNEYIKYGKENAFNQRWMQELENASARVHISRLEALRVQLQQQVEVLYGNQVDGIDDLLRGIYKDGYYHTAFEIQRGFNIGWDLHSINDNQLNKILSKPWTMDGKTFSDRLWTNKQALIGNLQTHLTQSVITGRSPDEIIKRLSAQFGTDRNKAGRLVMTESAAFASAAQKDAFNDLDVERFEIVATLDNSTSEVCKDLDGHVFDMKDYEVGATAPPFHPWCRTVTAPYFDDEFSLGERAARGADGKTYYVPSDMKYNDWYEKFVNGGDKSE